AGATCAAACGCTGGCCTCGATTCGTACACACGTGTTCCGAGAACTACCGAGAAACAACGCCAAAAGGGCAAActttaacacacaaacaccgtaGTCTGAACCTGATATCCACCTTCTTCTGTCAGAGCCAGCCACTGTAAGCCAATCCTGGCCTAAAGGTAAGACTAATTGCATGAAAATCAAAGTTTCTGCTTCGTTCTGCGAAATGATTAAACTAAGGTGttattaaatcaaatcaaaagatcatcgtttatttatttgcctaTGCAAAATGTACTAAAAATTACATCAAGTATCTCTTCCGTTTCGATCGCACCGGTAATCTTTCCAATGCAACGTACCGCATTACGCAAATGGTGCGTAACGATAGCTAGATCGCGATCCGTTCCGGTTGTTTCCTTGAAATAGTCTAGAAAACGCTCAAGATGCGATAAACACTGCTTCAGATGGAAACGATGCCGTTCCTGGCTTATAGTAGGACTTTCCACGGAGGGATTACCGCACAGCTGCTCCAGACGAACTTTTACACGTTCCATAAGCTCTGCTAAACCTGTCTCACTCACACAGGACAAGCAACTCAAGGTGGTATTGTTTTTCAGCCGTTCAAGCGTAACATTGTCCAACAAATCACATTTGTTAAGGACTATCAGTATACGGGACATCAAATGCTTTTCAATCCCGAGCGCTTGTATGTATTCTCCTATAAAAGCATCCATCCTATCGATCGGTCCGATACGAGAAGCATCCACTACCAACAATAGCAGATCGGCACATTCAACGTACGTTCGAGCACGTGCAATACCTTCACATTCAACCACATCATCAGTGTCCGCCCGTAATCCGGCAGTGTCAGCAAGAATGACTGGATATCCTGCAATGTCATAATGCGACTCTACGATATCCCTTGTTGTTCCGGCAATACTCGTAACGATCGAAACGTTGCGCTGGCTGAGCAGATTGATTAAGCTACTTTTTCCTACATTTGGCGCTCCAACGATTGCTGTTCGAACACCGTTTCGAAGCCGTTCGCCACGTCGATTGTCATTAAGGTGCACCTTCAGTTCGTCGATGACTTCTTCAATCTTCAGCACGGCACCGCTTAGTACACTATCATCGACAACTTGGTCTTCGGAAAAATCAATGTAAGCTTCAATACTAGCAATAGCATTGACTAGCCGAGTGCGCAAAGTGTTGTAAAAACACGAAAGCTGACCGTTCGCTTGTCGCAATGCTTGCTTCCGTTGCGCTTCTGTTTCGGCGTGTATTAAATCCGCTAAACCTTCCACTTCCGTTAGATCCATTTTGCCGGCGTACAATGCGCGTTTAGTAAATTCGCCCGGCTCGGCTATCCTTGTGTCGGGGAACGAAGCTAAGCTATCGTACATGGCGGAAACTATTGCTGTGCCTCCGTGTACTTGAAATTCAACCGTATCCTCCCCGGTGAAGCTGTTTGGACCTGCGGAAGGAGGGAAAGGTATCGAATTATTGAGTCGTGTGAAGAGAACCTTTAAAAATCCGTATATAATTACCAGGAAACCACAGCAACAGTCCCCGATCTatcatttcatttgttttgccaTGGAAAATTTTCGTCAGCAAAGCTCGCCGAGGTTCTGGAAACGGT
This genomic window from Anopheles maculipalpis chromosome 2RL, idAnoMacuDA_375_x, whole genome shotgun sequence contains:
- the LOC126557855 gene encoding tRNA modification GTPase GTPBP3, mitochondrial translates to MLVARSYRALFSKQVNDLVVNPSLRYNSTIFGLSSGFGKCGVAVIRVSGSASRSIVQKKTRLKPFPEPRRALLTKIFHGKTNEMIDRGLLLWFPGPNSFTGEDTVEFQVHGGTAIVSAMYDSLASFPDTRIAEPGEFTKRALYAGKMDLTEVEGLADLIHAETEAQRKQALRQANGQLSCFYNTLRTRLVNAIASIEAYIDFSEDQVVDDSVLSGAVLKIEEVIDELKVHLNDNRRGERLRNGVRTAIVGAPNVGKSSLINLLSQRNVSIVTSIAGTTRDIVESHYDIAGYPVILADTAGLRADTDDVVECEGIARARTYVECADLLLLVVDASRIGPIDRMDAFIGEYIQALGIEKHLMSRILIVLNKCDLLDNVTLERLKNNTTLSCLSCVSETGLAELMERVKVRLEQLCGNPSVESPTISQERHRFHLKQCLSHLERFLDYFKETTGTDRDLAIVTHHLRNAVRCIGKITGAIETEEILDVIFSTFCIGK